One genomic segment of Ignavibacteriota bacterium includes these proteins:
- a CDS encoding ROK family protein, with the protein MKYFIGIDGGGTKTKCVLCDENLKIICSTQSGPSNFLTIGTEIVSQTILDLIKKCCDEIKISTNELTGIVLGTTGAGRESDADKLKNAIINSAKNQNLLLNNFEVVSDARIALEGAFSGNPGSILISGTGSIMFGKDANGIIHRVGGFGRLIGDEGSGYSIGKKGLNQISKYFDGRGKETLLQKLVEENFNISDQSKLISKVYNNELNIQDVAPLVIQAANNDDLCRNILDEETNELLLHILAMTKKLNCEEMKIVFIGGIITNESLFSKMLKEIILTFLPKVKIQDSEFPPEIGAVIMAKKFSEQK; encoded by the coding sequence ATGAAATATTTTATTGGAATTGACGGCGGCGGTACAAAAACCAAATGTGTGCTTTGCGATGAAAATCTAAAAATTATTTGTTCAACTCAATCCGGTCCCTCAAATTTTTTAACGATTGGAACTGAAATTGTTTCTCAAACTATTTTAGATTTAATAAAAAAATGCTGCGATGAAATTAAAATTTCTACAAATGAACTTACCGGAATTGTACTTGGCACCACCGGCGCTGGTCGTGAAAGTGATGCTGATAAATTAAAAAACGCTATAATTAATTCTGCAAAAAATCAAAATCTTTTATTAAATAATTTTGAAGTTGTTAGTGATGCAAGAATTGCTTTGGAAGGAGCATTCTCTGGAAATCCGGGAAGTATTTTAATTTCGGGAACCGGCTCAATTATGTTTGGAAAAGATGCAAATGGAATTATTCACAGAGTCGGTGGTTTTGGAAGATTAATTGGCGATGAAGGAAGCGGTTACTCAATTGGGAAAAAAGGTTTAAATCAAATTTCAAAATATTTTGATGGCAGAGGAAAAGAAACTTTACTTCAAAAGTTGGTTGAAGAAAATTTTAACATTTCTGATCAAAGTAAATTAATTTCAAAAGTTTACAATAATGAATTGAATATTCAAGATGTTGCTCCGTTGGTTATTCAAGCTGCAAATAATGATGATCTTTGCAGAAATATTTTGGATGAAGAAACCAACGAACTTTTACTTCACATATTGGCAATGACAAAAAAATTAAATTGTGAAGAAATGAAAATTGTTTTTATTGGCGGAATTATAACTAATGAAAGTTTATTTTCAAAAATGCTGAAAGAAATAATTCTAACATTTCTTCCAAAAGTTAAAATTCAAGATTCAGAATTTCCTCCAGAAATAGGTGCGGTGATTATGGCAAAGAAATTTTCGGAACAAAAATGA
- a CDS encoding MFS transporter, with protein MIKDKLSKNPWSWVPSLYFTEGIPYVIVMVVSVIMYKRLGVSNSDIALYTSWLYLPWVIKPLWSPIVDLFKTKRFWIITMQIIIGAGLAGVAFTIPIPNFFQYTLAFLWLLAFSSATHDIAADGFYMLGLTENQQAFFVGIRSTFYRIAMITGQGLLIIIAGYLESSTGLGKINIEVKSVTGNVNYENIIVDESLTKDEKIKLIISPQVLEIETVNISPEKLDSAIQFVTNENIKNGYEENIKQIISEEKINESESWWNKFILSKIEKIIVENFGKKEIFKSPNSQTGNYGISKLFLSKSPSENEQIVVNLSESSGDKSIMLVKGARFIFTKHNWNKPALILFQIDQKLKSETSATFSAISGNIPLAWTITFIILAILFLVFFVYHKFILPYPKSDVTHSLNEKNVLIEFFNTFKLFFKKEKIGISILFLLTYRLGESQLLKMASPFLLDPKELGGLGLTTGEVGFVYGTIGILALITGGLVGGILASKHGLKFWLWWMALAINVPHLVYVYMSYALPDNFTTILICVAFEQLGYGFGFTAYMLYMIYISDGEHKTAHFAITTGFMALGMMIPGMFSGWLQELIGYQHFFVWVFLAAIPSLLIVKLVNVNEDFGKKIKEAN; from the coding sequence ATGATTAAAGATAAATTAAGTAAAAATCCGTGGAGCTGGGTTCCTTCCCTTTATTTTACTGAGGGAATTCCATATGTAATTGTAATGGTTGTTTCAGTAATAATGTACAAAAGACTTGGAGTTTCAAATTCGGATATCGCACTTTATACAAGCTGGTTATATCTTCCTTGGGTTATAAAACCATTGTGGTCGCCAATCGTGGATTTGTTTAAAACAAAACGATTCTGGATTATCACAATGCAGATTATAATTGGTGCCGGTTTAGCCGGAGTTGCATTCACAATTCCAATCCCCAATTTTTTTCAATATACTTTAGCTTTTCTTTGGTTACTTGCTTTCAGTTCTGCCACACATGATATTGCCGCAGACGGTTTTTACATGCTGGGATTAACGGAAAATCAACAAGCTTTTTTTGTTGGAATACGAAGTACATTTTACCGAATTGCAATGATTACCGGACAAGGTTTGTTAATAATTATTGCTGGATATTTGGAAAGCTCAACCGGTTTGGGAAAAATAAATATTGAAGTAAAATCAGTTACCGGAAATGTTAATTATGAAAATATTATTGTAGATGAAAGTCTTACAAAGGATGAAAAAATTAAATTAATTATTTCGCCGCAAGTTTTAGAAATTGAAACCGTAAATATTTCTCCCGAAAAATTGGATTCTGCAATTCAATTTGTTACAAACGAAAATATTAAAAATGGTTATGAAGAAAATATTAAACAAATAATTTCTGAAGAAAAAATTAACGAATCTGAATCATGGTGGAATAAATTTATTTTATCCAAAATAGAAAAAATTATTGTTGAAAATTTTGGCAAAAAAGAAATTTTTAAATCGCCAAACAGCCAAACCGGTAATTACGGAATTTCAAAATTATTTCTATCAAAATCTCCAAGCGAAAATGAGCAAATTGTTGTAAATCTTAGTGAAAGTTCCGGCGATAAAAGTATTATGCTCGTTAAAGGTGCAAGATTTATTTTTACAAAACACAATTGGAATAAGCCGGCATTGATTCTTTTTCAAATTGACCAAAAATTAAAATCTGAAACCTCGGCAACATTTAGTGCAATTTCCGGAAATATTCCGCTTGCATGGACAATCACTTTTATAATTTTAGCAATTTTATTTTTAGTGTTTTTCGTTTATCATAAATTTATTCTTCCATATCCAAAATCCGATGTTACTCACAGTTTAAATGAAAAAAATGTTCTAATAGAATTTTTTAACACATTTAAACTTTTTTTCAAAAAGGAAAAAATTGGGATATCAATTTTATTTTTATTGACTTACAGATTAGGCGAATCGCAATTACTAAAAATGGCATCTCCGTTTTTGCTTGATCCAAAAGAGTTAGGCGGCTTAGGTTTAACAACCGGTGAAGTTGGTTTTGTATATGGAACAATTGGAATTTTAGCATTAATTACCGGAGGTTTAGTTGGCGGCATTCTTGCATCAAAACATGGTTTAAAGTTCTGGCTTTGGTGGATGGCACTTGCAATTAATGTTCCTCATTTGGTTTATGTTTATATGTCTTATGCACTTCCGGATAATTTTACCACAATTCTTATATGCGTTGCATTTGAGCAGCTTGGCTATGGTTTTGGTTTTACCGCATACATGCTTTATATGATTTATATTTCAGATGGAGAACACAAGACTGCACATTTTGCAATAACAACCGGATTCATGGCTTTGGGCATGATGATTCCGGGAATGTTCAGCGGATGGCTTCAAGAATTAATTGGTTATCAACATTTTTTTGTTTGGGTTTTTCTTGCTGCAATTCCATCTTTATTAATTGTAAAACTCGTAAATGTTAATGAAGATTTTGGGAAGAAAATTAAAGAAGCAAATTGA